TATTGCTTGGATTAGTTCGAGTGGATCGCTTATAATATCCCAACTGTTGTACCTGAGAATTCTACCTAAATAAATTCCTATACCACATAAAAAACAAATTGCAGGCATTATTAAATTGGCAATTAGGGAGGAAGCATAGATTTTTATTATGGTTTCAAATTCAATCAATGAAACGATGCCAAGTGTAAATCCAATGAGAGCATAGGAGCTTATGACAACCAAATCAAACCAAACTAAATGGTTGCTTGATTGTGATAAATGAATCAAATCAGTAAGAATGTAAAACGAATTTGGTAGAAAAAGAAGCCAAAGAAATAGTAGTGAAAGTGTTTTAATTTTACTTTTATGAATAGAAATTTTAGCTCTCAAATAGCTAATAAAAAAGTAAGGAATAAAGGCAAGAAACAGATTCCAGATTAAAAAGAAGAGATAAATAGTATTGGTTAATTTAGCTCGAATAACAAGTAAAATTAGACAGTACATTGTAAATAGAACCAAAACACTATTGATCTTTCGGTTGGTATTGAATAATTTGATTATGAGTTGCATAGTTTTAAGATTTTAAAATTTTGATTATTTAAAAGTACTTTGAATTTCAAAGTAAGTAGATAAAAAAATAGTTTATCGTTTCAGAATTAATTTTTCCAGAGCATTGATGTGTTCTTGGAATGCTTTACGTCCTTCTTTGGTTGTTTTGTAACTTGTATTTGGCTTTTTACCTATGAATTGTTTTTCGATAACAATGTAGCTTTCTAGTTCCAAGGCTTTGGTATGACTGGCTAGGTTACCATCAGTAACTCCTAATAATTCTTTCAAAGTACTAAAATCGGCCGATTCATTGACCATTAGAACCGACATGATTCCCAGTCGGATGCGATGGTCAAAAGCTTTATTGATATTTTGAATAATATTTTTCAAATCTTAGTAAGTATCTATTATGGTGGTAACTATTTTGGATTGTTCCAGGTTTGATGGTGCTACAACATTTTCTTCGAGCGGAATTTTAGCTCCATATCTTTCGGCTAGTATAGCTTGAACTCTAAGGTCTTTTAGATTAAAGTCTTTCAATTTTCGAAGCGGACACAATTCAATTCCAGCTCCATTTTTGTATATTTTCCAAATTAATTCGGAGCAATATTGTTTATCATCAGACCATTCAAAGTATAAATCATAGTCTTTGTTATTTAGTGTTTTTCCATATGCTTTCATTTTTTGCAATGTTTGCGTATTGAGTATTGTTGAAGCATTTTTTAATCGGGTAACTACAAAACGGTTTTCTTTTCCATGGGTTATCCACTCTTCGAGAGGGGTTAATTTCACGGGTTGTACCGCCTCAAAAACATATTTCTTGCCTTTTTCTATAAAAATGATTCCACAATGTGAAAACTTCGAGTTGGTCGCTATTCGAACTGCTTCACATTGCTTGGATTGAGAAGTTTGAAAAATCATATCCCCTTCTTGAATTTTAGTTAATAGATTTTCAGGTCGTTTACCAAACAGAATATTTCCAAACATGGAATTGGCAATGACCAAAGCACAGCCAAAACTCATTAGAAAGGTAATTATGGCAAAAAGATACTTTGTTTTTTTTAATGTCATTTTGTATTGGATTTTAATGGATTATCTATAAATCTCAATTTCTTTAGTTTCGATCATATTTAAAATACATCATGCTTCCATAAATAATATGACAAACTCCAAAACCTAATGCCCAAAATTCAAGTGCGTATCCAGAAAATTCGGTAGCCAAAAGCCCTAAAATGATGACAGTGATACCCAAATAACGTACATCTCTTAAGGTATATTTACTAGCATTTACACATGATAATCCATAGAAAATAAGTGTTACAGGAGCTATTAAACCGTAGCTTCCGTTTCGTAGTAATAACAAACCGAATATTCCTCCAGTAACTAATGGGATCATGAAATTGGTTAACAGTCTTTTGGAGGCTGAATTCCAAACTGTTTCGCCTTCTCTTTTCGCTTTACTAATAGTTAGCAAAAAAGCAGTTCCTAAAGATAAAACTAATACAATTAAAGCAGTTAACACAATCAATTTAAATGTAGTGCTTTCTAAAGTTATAATATGGTTACTGTCGTAGTTGTTATGAATTAATTCATGACCAATATAGGCCCCAATCAAAGCGTATACTCCAGCCATTATTCCAGCCAAACCACTCAAAGAGATAAACTGTGAGGATTTGTTCATCATGTTTTTGATGTCGCTAATATCTTGTAAATATTTATCTTCCATATATAAAGTACTTTGAATTACAAAGTAAATAATAAAATTCCTGATATGCAATACTATTTTTGATTATTTTTATGAGATGAGACTAACAGACGAATACATCTATCGCCAACCCGAAAAATATCAAGCAATTTTAATGCATTTGATTAGTGTTTTTAAAGGAGAAATTCCAGATTTGGAGATGTCTTTTAAATGGGGAATGCCTTATTTATATTATAAAAAAAGAATGTTTTGTTATCTTATTTCTAATTCTAAAAAAGGTTTTGTAGATGCAGGTTTTGCTAGAGGATTTCAATTAAAAAGAAATCAAGAATATTTGGTTGATGAAAAAAGAAATACTGTTAAGTCGCTTAGATATTATGATTTGGAAGAAATAGATAATGTTATTTTGATTGATGTCATAAAGGAAGCGGCAAAATTATATGTATAAAAAAAATCCCCCGAAGGAGATTTTAATTTTATACGATAAGAGTATTTTTATATTCTAAATATGCCACCAAAAGAAATGATGGTTTCGCCATACCAAAAATGATGTTGAGCATGATCGTCAGTATAAGTAGTTCTTACATCGGTCATGTTGATATAACCACCTTTTATTTCAGTTTGCATGTAAAAATGCTTGAAAAAAGTAAAGTTTAAACCTGCATCCGTTGAAAATCCGTAACCAGAAATATGAAATTCATCATGCCTTTCTTTTCCTAAAACAGTTGCATCTGTTCTTGGAACTAATATTCCCATACCAACTCCTTGAGTAAAATTTAGTTGAAAAATATCTGTATTTCTAATACCAAAAATAGAAGAAATGTCAACATAATGAGCAACTTCGGTAAAAACATAGTTTAATCCATTCGTGTGTTCAAACTTTAAAAATTTACCATCTGATAAATCTACGGGTTGGTTAATGTAAGTTCCGTTAAACTCAGAACCCACCTCGCTCGCGGGTAAATTAATATTTCCATTAATCATGGCTGTTTGATTTTGAGTCATCACATATTTCATATGATCGATCCCAATAGAAACATTAAATTTGTCATGAAAAAAATACCCAACTTTCCAGTTGGTTTGAGATGTAGTTAAACTTCCGGGTTTGATATAATCAATATTCCAACCTTTTGGGACATCATGTGATTGAGCGTTTTCTACAGTAAAATTGTATCCAGTCCCTTCAAAATGAATATCAGAAGTAGTGTAATAACTTCTATTTCCTCCCCAATGTGCAAAGAATTTACCTTTGTTGTGAGCAGTATATAATTCATTTGATGGAGTACTGTCTTGAGCCAAGGCATTAACAGTAATAAAAAGAGCTAAAAACGCAGTATATAAATAATTTGTTTTCAATGTGTTTAAATTTGATTAATAATTTTTTATTAAAGCAATAATTTCTCTTATACAAAAAATCTCCCGAAGGAGATTTTGATATTATGTAAGAGTATTTTATAATCTAAAAATACCTCCAAAAGCAATAATTCTTTGAAAAAAGAAGAAATCTTGTGAGGCTCTATCATCATTACTTTGTGTAGTTCTGATATCTTGCATGTTTATGTAGCCACCTTTTAGCTCTCCCTGAACATAGAAATATTTGAAAAATGTAAAATTAATTCCCGCTTTTGCAGATAAACCATATCCAGAAATGTGAAAATCATCATGACGAGGCATTCCTAACACAGTAGCATTTGTTTTTGGATATAAAAGTCCGGCTCCTAAACCTTCAGTTAAGTTAATCTGAACTTTATCAGTATTTGGTAATCTAAACAATTTCGAAATATCGTCATGTCTGGAAACCTCAGTATTGACGTAGTTTAAACCATCTGTATGTTCGTACATTAAAAAAGCAGTACCGTTTGGTTGAGGAATACCTTGATCATAACCACCTTCTTGAGCATTACTTTGAGACATATCTACAGGAGTGTTATTATAATCTCCGTTATATTTAGATCCAGATTGATCAGCAGGTAAATTAATATAACCAGTAACATTGGCCGTTTGAGTTTGGGTCATAACATACTTCATGTGATCCCAACCAATAGCAATACTATAATGGTCATTAATGAAATATCCCATTCTAAAGTTAGTTTGCGGAATTGTCATGTTAGCAGGATTAATATAATCAATATGCCAACCTTTTGGTTTGTCGTGAGCTTCCATATTATCAACGGTAAAGTTGTAATCTTTTCCTCTGAAGTTTACATCAGATTCAGTATAACTCTCTCTATTACCACCCCATGAAATGAAGAATTTACCTTTATTGTGTGCAGTAAATCTTTCTTTAATTGGCATGCTATCTTGTGCAAAAGTATTAACAGTAAGAAAAAGAACTAAAAGAGTAGTGTATAAAAATTTTGTTTTCAATGTATTAATTTTAATATTTTAGAATTGGTTGATGGTTTTTCTAATGGCAACCAATTTATTCATCAAAGGTTCAAAGTAATCAAGGTGCAACATATTAGCACCATCACTTTTAGCATTTGCAGGATCAAAATGAGTTTCAATGAAAATTCCATCTACACCAACAGCAATTCCAGCTTTGGCAACAGTTTCAATCATATCAGGTCTTCCTCCTGTAACTCCTGCAGTTTGATTTGGTTGTTGCAAAGAATGCGTAACATCCAAAACTGTAGTAGCGTATTGTTGCATCGTTGGAATACCTCGGTAATCTACTATCATATCTTGGTAGCCAAACATTGTACCACGATCCGTAACCATTACGCTTTGATTGTTGCAATCCAATACTTTTTGTACAGCATGTTTCATGCTTTCAGGACTCATGAATTGTCCCTTTTTCAAGTTTACTATTTTTCCGGTTTCAGCAGCAGCTACAACTAAATCAGTTTGACGAACAAGAAATGCTGGAATTTGCAAAACATCCACATATTGAGCAGCCATAGCAGCATCTTCATTGGTGTGGATATCAGTTACAGTTGGTACTCCAAAAGTTTTAGATACTTTTTCAAGTATTTTAAGTGCTTTTTCGTCACCAATTCCAGAGAAACTGTCAATTCTAGAACGATTCGCTTTTTTGAAAGATCCTTTAAAAACAT
The Flavobacterium sp. 5 DNA segment above includes these coding regions:
- a CDS encoding transcriptional regulator, whose translation is MKNIIQNINKAFDHRIRLGIMSVLMVNESADFSTLKELLGVTDGNLASHTKALELESYIVIEKQFIGKKPNTSYKTTKEGRKAFQEHINALEKLILKR
- a CDS encoding DUF1361 domain-containing protein, which translates into the protein MQLIIKLFNTNRKINSVLVLFTMYCLILLVIRAKLTNTIYLFFLIWNLFLAFIPYFFISYLRAKISIHKSKIKTLSLLFLWLLFLPNSFYILTDLIHLSQSSNHLVWFDLVVISSYALIGFTLGIVSLIEFETIIKIYASSLIANLIMPAICFLCGIGIYLGRILRYNSWDIISDPLELIQAILTSISSTHALLFSFYFGVYIYLFYSLKKIYSTINQ
- a CDS encoding YiiX family permuted papain-like enzyme; its protein translation is MTLKKTKYLFAIITFLMSFGCALVIANSMFGNILFGKRPENLLTKIQEGDMIFQTSQSKQCEAVRIATNSKFSHCGIIFIEKGKKYVFEAVQPVKLTPLEEWITHGKENRFVVTRLKNASTILNTQTLQKMKAYGKTLNNKDYDLYFEWSDDKQYCSELIWKIYKNGAGIELCPLRKLKDFNLKDLRVQAILAERYGAKIPLEENVVAPSNLEQSKIVTTIIDTY
- a CDS encoding DUF1801 domain-containing protein, whose protein sequence is MRLTDEYIYRQPEKYQAILMHLISVFKGEIPDLEMSFKWGMPYLYYKKRMFCYLISNSKKGFVDAGFARGFQLKRNQEYLVDEKRNTVKSLRYYDLEEIDNVILIDVIKEAAKLYV
- the kdsA gene encoding 3-deoxy-8-phosphooctulonate synthase — encoded protein: MNIHNIPQIKHTESGNFFLLAGPCAIEGEEMAMRIAERLVEITDKLQIPYVFKGSFKKANRSRIDSFSGIGDEKALKILEKVSKTFGVPTVTDIHTNEDAAMAAQYVDVLQIPAFLVRQTDLVVAAAETGKIVNLKKGQFMSPESMKHAVQKVLDCNNQSVMVTDRGTMFGYQDMIVDYRGIPTMQQYATTVLDVTHSLQQPNQTAGVTGGRPDMIETVAKAGIAVGVDGIFIETHFDPANAKSDGANMLHLDYFEPLMNKLVAIRKTINQF